The Triticum dicoccoides isolate Atlit2015 ecotype Zavitan chromosome 6A, WEW_v2.0, whole genome shotgun sequence genome has a window encoding:
- the LOC119316976 gene encoding uncharacterized protein LOC119316976, translating into MRSSADDVDIELVKAVAQAWYAHAGNPRPSRAPADDDGAAGLGARRAGAPRYRPSRFKLEAAAAAAKPPNSRPWDFTQSLWDTYELVTVAQKIESSLAIVDEATARPARRAFTDKDTTRAGGGKRARESRRSLRSLFRRSSSRRFEESSS; encoded by the coding sequence ATGAGGAGCTCGGCGGACGACGTGGACATCGAGCTGGTCAAGGCGGTGGCGCAGGCGTGGTACGCGCACGCGGGCAACCCGCGGCCGTCCCGCGCGCCGGCGGACGACGACGGTGCCGCCGGTCTGGGCGCGCGCCGCGCGGGCGCCCCGCGCTACAGGCCGTCGCGGTTCAAGCtggaggccgcggcggcggcggccaagccGCCAAACAGCAGGCCGTGGGACTTCACGCAGTCGCTGTGGGACACCTACGAGCTGGTCACCGTGGCGCAGAAGATCGAGTCCAGCCTCGCCATCGTGGACGAGGCCACGGCCAGACCAGCAAGGCGTGCCTTCACCGACAAAGACACCACGCGCGCCGGAGGAGGGAAGCGGGCGAGGGAGAGCAGGCGTAGCCTCAGGAGCCTGTTCCGCCGGTCCTCGTCCAGGAGGTTCGAGGAATcaagcagctag
- the LOC119319205 gene encoding uncharacterized protein LOC119319205, giving the protein MAATSVGGEWEIEYDEGFVFKRPRVLYPDGAEDTGTAAPSTPAPDLESARLQRRRRALLHLRAKYQPELSRWESLSSDILAPPPASTAATSGASSASPLPLTPSAATISSDHIILDDYLAEVEAQEEMLKRASEMCEEIVEFCNEYEAAVVDAVAALPVWGDPRDLVNSLCSADEQAAGQPVPGIN; this is encoded by the exons ATGGCGGCCACCTCCGTCGGCGGCGAGTGGGAGATCGAATACGATGAAGGcttcgtcttcaagcgcccccgcgTCCTCTACCCGGATGGCGCCGAAGATACCGGCACGGCGGCGCCCTCTACACCGGCCCCGGACCTCGAGTCCGcccgcctccagcgccgccgccgcgcgctcctccacctccGCGCCAAGTACCAGCCGGAGCTCTCCCGCTGGGAGTCCCTCTCCTCCGACATCCTTGCTCCGCCCCCCGCCTCCACCGCAGCCACTTCTGGAGCTTCGTCCGCTTCCCCTCTTCCCCTCACCCCCTCGGCCGCCACAATCTCCTCGGACCACATTATCCTCGATGACTATCTCGCGGAG GTGGAGGCGCAGGAGGAAATGCTCAAAAGAGCATCAGAGATGTGCGAGGAGATTGTTGAGTTCTGCAATGAGTACGAGGCAGCCGTCGTGGATGCCGTTGCCGCGCTGCCGGTATGGGGGGATCCACGTGACCTTGTGAACTCCCTGTGCAGTGCAGATGAGCAGGCTGCCGGGCAGCCTGTCCCTGGTATTAATTAG
- the LOC119316975 gene encoding uncharacterized protein LOC119316975 produces MDPALKAYLDKMSDEATARANKQDGDNNAILQALATQTARIDSLVTWKPELEARFTQLELSIAALQAASSSTAPSIGSPPLATPPMVAREIQGQSGHDAPLHPGGSSSVIPESPATSPVTGLVLVAAGQSVTAQAQVAYGSAFSNLPAQTTQAYGMPYAYANPMAGYQDVQASGHAGYPVASYDQNAIPYYTIYPGYPAGYDQNGLPYYTGYPAGDDQNAMHFYLVAYAATAVGVPATDAVNMDGNAGSPAGAGQAESIGRITLASDAPPVAAIDSPK; encoded by the exons ATGGATCCCGCGCTCAAAGCTTACCTCGACAAGATGAGCGACGAGGCCACCGCCCGCGCCAACAAGCAAGACGGCGACAACAATGCCATCCTCCAGGCCTTGGCGACGCAGACGGCGCGGATTGACTCCCTCGTCACCTGGAAGCCGGAGTTGGAGGCGCGGTTCACGCAATTGGAGCTCTCGATCGCGGCTCTCCAAGCCGCATCATCTTCAACTGCACCATCCATCGGATCGCCGCCACTTGCGACCCCTCCCATGGTTGCGCGCGAGATCCAAGGGCAATCAGGTCACGACGCGCCACTGCATCCTGGGGGATCCTCGTCGGTGATCCCCGAGTCACCGGCGACTTCCCCGGTCACAG GACTGGTGCTAGTAGCAGCAGGTCAATCTGTGACGGCACAAGCTCAAGTTGCATATGGAAGTGCATTTAGCAATCTCCCTGCTCAAACAACTCAAGCTTATGGCATGCCTTACGCATACGCTAATCCCATGGCGGGCTATCAAGATGTGCAAGCTAGTGGACATGCTGGCTACCCAGTTGCCAGTTATGATCAGAATGCCATCCCCTACTATACAATCTATCCTGGCTACCCTGCAGGTTATGATCAGAATGGCCTCCCCTACTATACTGGCTACCCAGCAGGTGATGATCAGAATGCCATGCACTTCTATCTTGTCGCCTATGCTGCAACTGCGGTGGGCGTCCCAGCAACTGATGCTGTCAACATGGACGGCAATGCTGGATCTCCTGCCGGCGCCGGGCAGGCCGAATCGataggccgcatcacacttgcatcAGATGCTCCTCCCGTCGCTGCAATCGACTCTCCGAAGTGA
- the LOC119318758 gene encoding putative serine/threonine-protein kinase, protein MEKAVLCLVLILVALLGCKGDPDIVTEGDYVRIKRSLLAILIVFPVMMLALALAIVKYLTPKGRSDDDTIGSSDDEMKVHGGEVINRWSGLYRFTKAEIERALDYANSRIYLGSGSAGQVYQGVLPSGQLVAIKHIHRTAMSGSFTREADGLSKVRHPNLVCLFGYCDDGSDQYLVYEYCANGNLAQNLLRSDSVLSWPTRVKILRDCASVLRFLHTHSDGCIVHRDIKLTNILLTEDMEPKLSDFGLAKMLQMEETKVFTDVRGTIGYMDPEYITHSKLTCASDIYSFGVVVLQLLSGRKVIELDIVARDSLTKKAKDVVTGKKPLDEFIDSRVRDEVNIEDFVLILKIGVLCVAHSSVGRPTIKDVYEEMDKAWRNTNTKATRSRKEINSSNTVQYAKVIDV, encoded by the exons ATGGAGAAAGCGGTGCTCTGCCTAGTCTTGATCTTGGTAGCCTTGCTTGGCTGCAAGGGTGATCCAGATATTGTCACAG AAGGCGACTACGTCAGGATCAAAC GTAGCTTGCTGGCGATCCTGATAGTGTTCCCCGTCATGATGCTGGCCCTCGCCCTCGCCATCGTCAAGTACCTGACGCCCAAGGGAAGATCAGACGATGACACCATCGGCTCGTCCGACGACGAGATGAAGGTGCACGGCGGGGAGGTGATCAACCGGTGGTCGGGGCTGTACAGGTTCACCAAGGCCGAGATCGAGCGGGCGTTGGACTACGCCAACAGCCGGATCTACCTGGGGTCCGGCAGCGCGGGGCAGGTGTACCAGGGGGTGCTGCCCAGCGGCCAGCTCGTGGCCATCAAGCACATCCACCGGACGGCCATGTCCGGCTCCTTCACCAGGGAGGCGGACGGGCTGTCCAAGGTCAGGCACCCCAACCTCGTCTGCCTCTTCGGCTACTGCGACGACGGCAGCGACCAGTACCTCGTCTACGAGTACTGCGCCAATGGCAACCTTGCCCAGAATCTCCTCA GAAGTGACTCTGTGCTCTCATGGCCGACAAGGGTGAAGATCCTTAGGGACTGTGCATCTGTACTAAGGTTCCTTCACACACACTCCGATGGGTGCATTGTACATAGAGATATTAAG CTTACCAACATCTTGCTGACAGAGGACATGGAGCCTAAGCTGTCTGATTTTGGGCTGGCAAAAATGCTGCAAATGGAGGAGACCAAGGTCTTCACCGATGTGAGGGGAACCATCGGCTACATGGATCCGGAGTACATAACACACTCCAAGCTTACCTGCGCAAGTGATATCTACAGCTTTGGTGTGGTTGTGCTGCAGCTTCTGTCAGGAAGAAAGGTCATAGAGCTTGACATTGTTGCGCGCGATTCTCTCACCAAGAAG GCAAAAGATGTCGTAACTGGGAAAAAACCACTGGATGAATTCATAGACTCGCGCGTTCGAGATGAAGTTAATATCGAAGATTTTGTATTGATATTAAAGATTGGAGTCCTCTGTGTGGCACACTCTAGCGTAGGACGTCCAACAATAAAAGATGTGTACGAGGAGATGGACAAAGCATGGAGAAATACAAACACAAAG GCTACTAGGTCAAGGAAGGAGATAAATTCGTCAAATACAGTACAGTATGCAAAAGTGATAGATGTGTAG